From the Oceanicaulis alexandrii DSM 11625 genome, one window contains:
- a CDS encoding YfbR-like 5'-deoxynucleotidase: MLSGRRLDLLDPSPFDVEIDDIAQGLARVARWNGQTMGDHAFSVAEHSVVVEHLCGVLEPGWPAKWRLAALLHDAAEYVIGDMISPFKAALGYDYKAFEARLEGAIHMRYGLPPELPKPIKTTIKRADRICAYHEAVQIAGFSVEEGRKLFGRPPAGSKIEIDPLPVKQAQILFLERFSELHAATEQELGR; this comes from the coding sequence ATGTTGTCAGGGCGTCGCTTGGACTTGCTTGACCCCTCGCCCTTTGATGTGGAGATCGACGACATCGCCCAGGGCCTCGCTCGTGTGGCGCGCTGGAACGGTCAGACCATGGGCGATCATGCGTTCTCGGTCGCTGAGCACTCGGTCGTCGTGGAGCATTTGTGCGGCGTGCTGGAGCCGGGTTGGCCGGCGAAATGGCGCCTCGCCGCCCTGCTGCATGACGCGGCGGAATACGTGATCGGAGATATGATCTCGCCCTTCAAGGCCGCTTTGGGCTATGACTACAAAGCGTTTGAAGCCAGGCTGGAAGGGGCGATCCACATGCGTTACGGCCTGCCCCCTGAACTGCCCAAACCCATCAAGACCACGATCAAGCGCGCGGACCGGATCTGCGCCTATCACGAGGCGGTCCAGATCGCCGGCTTCTCCGTGGAAGAAGGCCGCAAGCTGTTTGGCCGCCCGCCCGCAGGCTCCAAAATCGAGATTGATCCGCTGCCGGTGAAACAGGCGCAAATCCTGTTCCTTGAGCGCTTTAGCGAGTTGCACGCCGCAACCGAGCAGGAGCTGGGGCGATGA
- a CDS encoding cell wall hydrolase: protein MAAALEFDSLTVSTLLLRAKSALAGIGVIAAFAVIGAGISLAPERAQQQDEAGELRELALEFLEFEQSRTPQLDDVPFTFASFEIDSDAEQGAVLVQRAIASVSAFDLNDLDAARNAARERRCLAEAIYYEARSETLAGQMAVAEVVINRSRHRAYPNSICGVVYQGSERRTGCQFTFTCDGSMISAPYGRGWDRAQNVADHALMGFARPVTNRATHYHTTAVDPHWNDSLVRTRRIGSHIFYRFPNRSERRLLAEREA, encoded by the coding sequence ATGGCGGCCGCCCTGGAGTTTGACAGTTTGACGGTTTCGACACTTCTCCTTCGCGCGAAAAGCGCTCTGGCCGGGATCGGCGTGATTGCGGCCTTCGCCGTGATCGGCGCCGGCATCAGCCTGGCGCCCGAGCGCGCACAGCAGCAGGATGAAGCGGGCGAACTGCGCGAGCTGGCGCTTGAATTCCTGGAATTTGAGCAATCCCGCACGCCGCAACTGGACGATGTCCCGTTCACCTTCGCCTCCTTCGAGATTGATTCTGACGCCGAGCAGGGCGCCGTGCTTGTTCAGCGCGCGATTGCAAGCGTCAGCGCGTTCGATCTCAACGATCTGGACGCCGCTCGCAACGCCGCGCGTGAGCGTCGCTGCCTGGCGGAAGCGATCTATTACGAAGCGCGCAGTGAAACCCTGGCCGGGCAGATGGCCGTGGCCGAAGTGGTGATCAATCGCAGCCGCCACCGCGCCTATCCCAATTCGATCTGCGGCGTGGTGTATCAAGGCTCAGAGCGCCGCACCGGTTGCCAGTTCACCTTCACCTGTGACGGCTCGATGATTTCCGCGCCCTATGGCCGGGGCTGGGATCGCGCCCAGAATGTCGCCGATCACGCGCTGATGGGCTTCGCCCGCCCGGTCACCAATCGCGCCACGCACTATCACACCACCGCTGTGGACCCGCACTGGAACGATTCCCTGGTGCGCACGCGCCGGATCGGCTCGCACATCTTCTATCGCTTCCCCAACCGGTCAGAGCGCCGTTTGCTGGCGGAACGCGAAGCCTGA
- a CDS encoding ammonium transporter: MDQVEFSGGDVAWILTACALVLMMTLPGLALFYGGMVRRQNVLSTLMQSLGAAMVVSLVWVIAGYSFAFSGDGALFGGFGKVFLNGLTLDSEAAGLPEAVFILFQMTFAIITVAIIAGGAAERLSFKAWMVFAPIWLLVVYAPIAHWVWGEGFLYDAGVLDFAGGAVVHINAGVAGLVLALKLGPRRGWPKEGQPPHNLVLTVIGAGLLWVGWFGFNGGSALGANALAAHAALVTQIAAAAAALTWALMEWILRGKPSVLGAASGAIAGLVGITPAAGFVEPYAAFLIGVLTAGVAYWGVTGLKKLGKYDDSLDAFGLHGVGGLAGAILTGVFASSAIGGTPGAVEGNVMLVFTQTWGALAAAAWCGVATFAILWLMERVMKLRVEEEDEVTGLDVALHGESA; the protein is encoded by the coding sequence ATGGACCAGGTTGAGTTTTCAGGCGGCGATGTGGCGTGGATTCTCACCGCGTGCGCGCTGGTGCTGATGATGACCTTGCCAGGGCTGGCGCTGTTTTATGGCGGCATGGTGCGTCGTCAGAACGTGCTCTCCACCTTGATGCAGTCCTTGGGCGCAGCGATGGTGGTCTCCCTGGTCTGGGTGATCGCAGGGTATTCCTTCGCGTTTTCGGGTGACGGCGCGCTGTTTGGCGGATTCGGCAAGGTTTTCCTGAACGGGCTGACGCTCGACAGCGAGGCGGCGGGCCTGCCTGAAGCGGTGTTCATCCTGTTTCAGATGACGTTCGCGATCATCACCGTGGCGATCATCGCCGGCGGCGCGGCGGAGCGTCTCAGCTTCAAGGCCTGGATGGTGTTCGCGCCGATCTGGCTGCTGGTGGTCTATGCGCCGATCGCGCATTGGGTCTGGGGCGAGGGATTTTTGTATGACGCAGGCGTGCTGGATTTCGCGGGAGGGGCCGTGGTCCACATCAACGCCGGTGTAGCGGGTCTGGTGCTGGCGCTTAAGCTGGGCCCGCGGCGCGGCTGGCCCAAAGAGGGCCAGCCGCCCCACAATCTGGTGCTGACGGTGATCGGCGCCGGTCTTCTCTGGGTGGGCTGGTTCGGCTTTAACGGCGGCTCCGCGCTGGGCGCCAACGCCCTGGCCGCCCATGCGGCTCTGGTGACGCAAATCGCCGCCGCGGCCGCCGCGCTGACCTGGGCGCTGATGGAATGGATCCTGCGCGGCAAACCGTCGGTTCTGGGCGCGGCTTCGGGCGCCATCGCGGGCCTGGTGGGCATCACGCCCGCGGCGGGCTTTGTCGAACCCTATGCGGCTTTCCTGATCGGGGTGCTGACGGCGGGCGTAGCCTATTGGGGCGTGACCGGCCTGAAAAAGCTGGGCAAGTATGACGACAGCCTGGACGCCTTCGGCCTTCATGGCGTGGGCGGCCTGGCGGGCGCGATCCTGACCGGCGTCTTCGCCTCATCCGCGATCGGGGGCACGCCCGGCGCGGTGGAAGGCAATGTCATGCTGGTCTTCACCCAGACCTGGGGCGCGCTGGCCGCAGCCGCCTGGTGCGGCGTCGCCACCTTCGCCATCCTGTGGCTGATGGAACGGGTGATGAAGCTGCGCGTTGAGGAAGAAGACGAGGTCACCGGCCTCGATGTGGCGCTGCACGGGGAGAGCGCCTGA
- a CDS encoding universal stress protein, with amino-acid sequence MKPERILVALQGSDSDATSLKAACELAPLFDADIRGLFVEPDPAAYMLWTGPGAAGASVVSSAIDTVREEAAKASVEAQRQFDEAISAHELKDASYKRIIDSPSEAAEQARLVRLLVTCPRAAAGKGSLADFTAACLVEEGCPIYVPRGGAIPPKSICIAWDGSKEAARAAFAAAPLFKEGMEVTILHSARNLDYHDRAASAPNRLSHWLTARGVEAESREIDGKSGLGDGLLDAAANADLLVAGAYGHSRIAQFMFGGVTRQLLTAEDGPSLLMAH; translated from the coding sequence ATGAAGCCCGAACGTATTCTGGTCGCCCTTCAAGGCTCGGACAGCGACGCGACTTCGCTGAAGGCCGCTTGCGAGCTTGCGCCTTTGTTCGACGCCGATATTCGCGGCCTGTTCGTCGAGCCTGATCCCGCCGCTTACATGCTGTGGACCGGGCCGGGCGCTGCGGGCGCGTCTGTGGTGTCCTCCGCAATCGACACCGTGCGCGAGGAGGCCGCCAAGGCGTCTGTGGAAGCGCAACGCCAGTTTGATGAAGCGATCAGCGCCCACGAACTGAAGGACGCCAGCTACAAGCGCATTATCGACAGCCCGTCCGAAGCGGCCGAACAGGCGCGTCTGGTGCGATTGCTGGTGACCTGTCCGCGCGCTGCAGCGGGAAAGGGCTCGTTGGCGGACTTCACCGCTGCGTGCCTGGTCGAGGAAGGCTGCCCGATCTACGTGCCGCGCGGCGGGGCGATCCCGCCCAAATCCATTTGCATCGCCTGGGACGGTTCCAAGGAAGCGGCGCGCGCTGCCTTCGCGGCGGCGCCCCTGTTCAAAGAGGGGATGGAGGTGACCATCCTGCATAGCGCGCGGAATCTCGATTATCATGACCGCGCCGCATCCGCGCCCAATCGTCTGTCACACTGGCTCACGGCGCGCGGCGTAGAAGCTGAGTCGCGAGAGATTGACGGCAAGAGCGGTCTGGGCGACGGCTTGCTGGACGCGGCGGCCAATGCCGACCTGCTGGTGGCGGGCGCCTATGGGCATTCGCGGATCGCGCAATTCATGTTTGGCGGCGTCACCCGGCAATTGCTGACGGCGGAGGACGGTCCGTCCCTGCTGATGGCGCACTGA
- the nadC gene encoding carboxylating nicotinate-nucleotide diphosphorylase, with protein MIPRLPRHLIHALVTRALDEDLGGRGDVTSLATIPADKNANFVIKSRAPGVLAGQQPADACFDLVDPEISVTWRKHDGDALEPGDVVAIVDGPALGILTAERPALNFLGRMSGIASLTRQYVAAVAETGAVIAHTRKTTPGLRAVELQAVRAGGGAYHRYGLDDAILIKDNHVAVCGGVEEAVKRARAFAGHMTRVAVEVDRLDQLEDALSAGAESVLLDNFSLEDLRAAVLLTDGRAILEASGGVNLETVHAIADTGVDVVSVGALTHSAPNFDLGLDEG; from the coding sequence ATGATCCCTCGTCTGCCGCGCCATTTGATCCACGCGCTTGTCACCCGCGCGCTCGACGAAGATCTGGGCGGGCGCGGCGACGTCACTTCGCTGGCGACCATCCCCGCGGACAAGAACGCCAATTTCGTGATCAAGAGCCGCGCGCCCGGGGTGCTGGCCGGCCAGCAACCCGCCGACGCCTGTTTTGATCTGGTGGACCCCGAGATTTCCGTCACCTGGCGCAAACATGATGGCGATGCGCTGGAGCCCGGCGATGTGGTCGCCATTGTGGACGGCCCTGCGCTTGGCATCCTCACCGCGGAGCGCCCGGCGCTGAATTTCCTGGGCCGGATGAGCGGCATCGCCAGCCTGACCCGCCAATATGTCGCCGCTGTCGCCGAGACCGGCGCGGTGATCGCCCATACCCGCAAGACGACGCCGGGCCTGCGGGCGGTCGAGCTGCAGGCGGTGCGCGCGGGCGGCGGCGCCTATCATCGCTATGGCCTGGATGACGCCATTCTGATCAAGGACAATCATGTGGCCGTGTGCGGCGGCGTCGAGGAAGCGGTCAAACGCGCCCGCGCCTTCGCCGGGCACATGACGCGCGTCGCGGTGGAAGTGGATCGCCTCGATCAGCTCGAAGACGCGCTGTCAGCGGGCGCCGAAAGCGTGCTGCTGGACAATTTCAGCCTTGAAGATTTGCGCGCTGCGGTCCTTTTGACCGATGGCCGCGCCATTCTGGAAGCGTCCGGCGGCGTCAATCTTGAGACGGTACACGCCATCGCCGACACGGGCGTGGATGTGGTCAGCGTGGGCGCCCTCACCCATTCCGCCCCGAATTTCGATCTGGGGCTGGACGAGGGCTAG
- a CDS encoding NUDIX hydrolase — protein MKPDLNTVIQPLVVGLNAVIFAASEGELKVLVTESLEGGEPALPFGPFDPSAHRTFEIGLREWVRGQTGFELGYVEQLYTFGDRGREAPLAALAGAQDARVLSVGYLGLTPDARPLNNTDAHWDSWTRFFPWEDHRCGRPPILTKVIEPALRSWCDEAAAPGRRAARFDRVRVTFGLDGALWNEERALDRYELLYEAGLVAEAGRDRGEANTAPDGMGVAMASDHRRILATALSRLRGKIKYRPVVFELMGDSFTLSDLQRVVESISGFPLHKQNFRRALDRAGFVAGTGRVESQTGGRPAELYRYARENMTAGTALGLSIPRAKES, from the coding sequence ATGAAACCCGACCTCAACACCGTGATCCAGCCGCTGGTGGTGGGCCTGAACGCGGTGATTTTCGCCGCCTCCGAAGGCGAGCTGAAAGTGCTGGTCACAGAAAGCCTGGAAGGCGGCGAGCCCGCTTTGCCTTTCGGCCCGTTTGATCCCAGCGCCCACCGCACCTTCGAGATTGGTCTGCGCGAATGGGTGCGCGGCCAGACCGGGTTTGAGCTCGGCTATGTGGAACAGCTCTATACGTTCGGAGATCGCGGCCGCGAGGCGCCGCTGGCGGCGCTGGCCGGGGCGCAGGACGCGCGCGTGCTGTCCGTGGGCTATCTGGGGCTGACGCCGGACGCCCGCCCGCTAAACAACACCGATGCGCATTGGGACAGCTGGACGCGGTTTTTCCCCTGGGAAGACCATCGCTGTGGTCGCCCGCCCATCCTGACGAAAGTGATCGAGCCCGCGCTGCGATCCTGGTGTGACGAAGCCGCCGCGCCGGGCCGCCGCGCCGCGCGGTTTGACCGGGTGCGGGTCACCTTCGGCCTTGATGGCGCACTGTGGAACGAGGAACGCGCGCTCGATCGCTACGAGCTCTTGTATGAGGCGGGGCTGGTCGCCGAGGCCGGGCGCGACCGCGGGGAAGCGAACACCGCGCCTGACGGCATGGGCGTCGCCATGGCGTCCGACCATCGCCGCATCCTCGCCACCGCGCTGAGCCGCCTGCGCGGCAAGATCAAATATCGCCCCGTGGTGTTCGAGCTGATGGGCGACAGCTTCACCCTGTCCGATCTGCAGCGCGTGGTGGAATCCATCTCTGGATTTCCCTTGCACAAACAGAATTTTCGCCGCGCGCTGGATCGTGCGGGGTTTGTCGCCGGCACGGGCCGGGTGGAAAGTCAGACCGGGGGGCGTCCTGCAGAACTGTACCGCTATGCCCGTGAAAACATGACTGCGGGCACGGCTCTGGGCCTGAGCATTCCGCGGGCGAAAGAGAGCTGA
- the nadA gene encoding quinolinate synthase NadA codes for MDGMSWTETGTDASERIWPEASALVYDDAVKARTDHLYARVKDVVTPMEWPAFAPLIDAINQLKALRGATILAHNYMTPEIFNCVGDITGDSLKLAQVAAEAEEDVILQAGVHFMAETAKILSPNKTVLIPDMEAGCSLASSITGADVQAIKAAYPDYPIVTYVNTSAEVKAYSDICCTSSNAVQVVEAVAQQWNTDTVIMIPDQYLAKNVAAQTGIKILTWQGECEVHEQFTPEDIQDLRDAHPDAVIITHPECPPEVMAAADFAGSTGAMANYVKEKSPKKAILITECSMSDNVAVENPGVQFIKPCNLCPHMKRISLKNIYEALRDMKHEVEVDPLIAEKAKASLQAMLDLPKADNPPSFDTGKAAVAVPYVAI; via the coding sequence ATGGACGGAATGAGCTGGACCGAGACCGGGACTGACGCATCCGAGCGCATTTGGCCCGAGGCGAGCGCGCTGGTCTATGACGACGCCGTCAAGGCGCGCACCGATCATCTTTACGCCCGCGTGAAAGACGTGGTCACCCCGATGGAATGGCCGGCCTTCGCGCCGCTGATCGACGCCATCAACCAGCTGAAAGCGCTGCGCGGCGCGACCATCCTGGCGCACAACTACATGACGCCGGAAATCTTCAATTGCGTCGGCGACATCACTGGTGATTCCCTGAAGCTCGCCCAGGTCGCCGCCGAAGCGGAAGAAGACGTGATCTTGCAGGCGGGCGTGCACTTCATGGCCGAAACCGCCAAGATCCTGTCGCCGAACAAGACCGTGCTGATCCCCGACATGGAGGCGGGCTGCTCGCTCGCCAGCTCCATCACCGGCGCAGACGTGCAGGCGATCAAGGCGGCGTACCCCGACTATCCGATCGTCACCTATGTGAACACGTCCGCCGAAGTGAAAGCGTATTCAGACATTTGCTGCACCAGCTCGAACGCGGTGCAGGTGGTCGAAGCGGTCGCCCAGCAATGGAACACCGATACGGTCATCATGATCCCCGACCAGTATCTGGCCAAAAACGTCGCCGCCCAGACCGGCATCAAGATCCTGACCTGGCAGGGCGAGTGCGAAGTGCACGAGCAATTCACGCCCGAGGACATTCAGGATCTGCGCGACGCGCACCCGGACGCGGTGATCATCACCCACCCTGAATGCCCGCCGGAAGTCATGGCCGCCGCCGACTTCGCCGGCTCCACCGGGGCGATGGCCAATTATGTGAAAGAGAAATCGCCGAAAAAGGCGATCCTGATCACCGAGTGCTCGATGAGCGACAATGTCGCCGTCGAAAACCCCGGCGTTCAGTTCATCAAGCCGTGCAATCTGTGCCCGCACATGAAGCGCATCAGCCTGAAAAACATCTATGAAGCCCTGCGCGACATGAAGCATGAGGTCGAGGTCGACCCGCTGATCGCGGAGAAAGCCAAGGCCAGCCTGCAAGCCATGCTGGACCTGCCCAAGGCCGACAATCCGCCGAGCTTTGACACCGGAAAAGCCGCGGTCGCCGTGCCCTATGTGGCGATCTGA
- the ppdK gene encoding pyruvate, phosphate dikinase, producing MTKWVYAFGGGSADGDREDRNLLGGKGANLAEMAKLGLPVPPGFTLTTAVCTAFYENDRSYPSDLNDQVEDALAALEAKVGKSFGDPSNPLLVSVRSGARASMPGMMDTVLNLGLNDETAEGLAKLSGDRRFALDSYRRFITMYSDVVLGVPHSTFEEILETFKEERDYSLDTEISAEEWEEVIVQYKAAVKRALDFPFPTDPRDQLWGAIGAVFGSWMNDRANTYRRMYDIPSSWGTAVNIQAMVFGNMGDTSATGVAFTRDPSTGEKGYYGEFLINAQGEDVVAGIRTPQCLTEAMRIKMNDTLPSMETAMPDVFAQLTEVFDNLENHYRDMQDIEFTVEQGRLWMLQTRNGKRTTKAALKIAVDMVAEKLISEDEAVLRVDPTQLDQLLHPTIDESYTRDVLAKGLPASPGAASGAVVFDADEAETRAAQGEKVILVRVETSPEDIHGMHAAQAIVTARGGMTSHAAVVARGMGRPCVSGAGEIRIDSEALTFTTRGRVIKDGDIITVDGATGEVLMGEAPMIKPEMTGDFAALMEWADKARRMHVRTNAETPADVQTAKEFGAEGIGLCRTEHMFFDADRIAAVREMILATDQMGRVAALAKILPMQRDDFAEIFRIMEDRPCTIRLLDPPLHEFLPHTEEDVHAVAEATGLPVEGLWQRAKDLSESNPMLGHRGCRLGITFPEIYEMQARAIFEAQALVEKETGVKPVAEVMIPLVATAKELEILKVRVEAVADDVDRETGVKPKYLIGTMIELPRAALRAGDIAQHAEFFSFGTNDLTQTTFGLSRDDAGKFLSDYLEAGIFEKDPFVSLDQDGVGDLVKIAVERGRAARPGLKLGICGEHGGDPASIHFCESAGLDYVSCSPYRVPIARLAAAQAALKAST from the coding sequence ATGACTAAATGGGTCTATGCATTCGGCGGCGGTTCTGCAGACGGCGACCGCGAGGATCGCAATCTTCTGGGCGGCAAGGGCGCGAACCTGGCGGAAATGGCCAAGCTCGGCCTGCCGGTGCCTCCGGGCTTTACGCTCACGACGGCGGTCTGCACCGCGTTCTATGAGAACGACCGCAGCTATCCGTCCGATCTCAATGACCAGGTGGAAGACGCGCTGGCGGCGCTGGAAGCCAAGGTCGGCAAATCCTTTGGCGATCCGTCCAACCCGCTTCTGGTGTCTGTGCGCTCGGGCGCTCGCGCCTCCATGCCGGGCATGATGGATACGGTCCTGAACCTGGGCCTGAATGACGAGACGGCTGAGGGGCTCGCCAAGCTTTCGGGCGATCGCCGCTTTGCGCTCGACAGCTATCGCCGCTTCATCACCATGTATTCCGACGTGGTTCTGGGCGTGCCGCACTCCACGTTTGAAGAGATTCTTGAGACCTTCAAGGAAGAGCGCGACTACTCGCTGGACACCGAGATTTCCGCGGAAGAGTGGGAAGAGGTGATCGTCCAGTACAAGGCCGCAGTGAAGCGCGCGCTGGACTTCCCGTTCCCGACCGATCCGCGCGACCAGCTCTGGGGCGCGATCGGGGCGGTGTTCGGCTCGTGGATGAATGATCGCGCCAACACCTATCGCCGCATGTACGACATCCCCTCCAGCTGGGGCACGGCCGTGAATATCCAGGCCATGGTGTTCGGCAATATGGGCGATACGTCCGCCACCGGCGTGGCGTTCACCCGCGACCCGTCGACGGGCGAAAAAGGCTATTACGGCGAATTCCTGATCAATGCGCAGGGCGAGGACGTGGTGGCGGGAATCCGCACGCCGCAATGCCTGACCGAGGCCATGCGCATCAAGATGAATGACACGCTGCCGTCCATGGAAACGGCCATGCCGGACGTGTTCGCCCAGCTGACCGAGGTCTTCGACAATCTCGAAAACCATTACCGCGACATGCAGGACATCGAGTTCACCGTGGAGCAGGGTCGGCTGTGGATGCTGCAGACCCGCAACGGCAAGCGCACCACCAAGGCGGCGCTGAAAATCGCCGTGGACATGGTGGCGGAAAAACTGATCTCCGAGGACGAGGCCGTGCTGCGCGTCGACCCGACCCAGCTTGATCAGCTGCTGCACCCCACCATCGACGAGAGCTATACCCGCGACGTGCTGGCCAAGGGCCTGCCCGCCAGCCCCGGCGCGGCTTCGGGCGCTGTGGTGTTTGACGCGGACGAAGCGGAAACCCGCGCCGCCCAGGGCGAGAAAGTCATCCTGGTCCGCGTTGAGACCAGCCCTGAAGACATTCACGGCATGCACGCCGCGCAAGCGATCGTCACGGCGCGCGGCGGCATGACCAGCCACGCGGCTGTCGTGGCGCGCGGTATGGGCCGGCCTTGCGTGTCCGGTGCGGGCGAGATCCGCATCGACTCCGAAGCGTTGACCTTCACCACCCGCGGCCGGGTGATCAAGGATGGCGACATCATCACCGTGGACGGCGCCACCGGCGAAGTGCTGATGGGCGAAGCCCCGATGATCAAACCGGAAATGACCGGCGATTTTGCAGCGTTGATGGAATGGGCCGACAAGGCGCGCCGCATGCATGTGCGCACCAACGCGGAAACCCCCGCCGATGTTCAGACCGCCAAGGAGTTCGGCGCGGAAGGCATCGGCCTGTGCCGCACCGAGCACATGTTCTTTGACGCCGACCGGATCGCCGCTGTGCGCGAGATGATCCTGGCGACGGATCAGATGGGCCGCGTGGCCGCGCTGGCGAAAATCCTGCCGATGCAGCGCGATGATTTCGCGGAGATCTTCCGCATCATGGAAGACCGCCCGTGCACGATCCGCCTGCTGGATCCGCCGCTGCATGAATTCCTGCCGCACACCGAAGAGGATGTGCACGCCGTCGCCGAGGCCACCGGCCTGCCGGTGGAAGGGCTGTGGCAGCGCGCCAAGGACTTGTCTGAATCCAACCCCATGCTGGGCCATCGCGGCTGCCGCCTGGGCATCACCTTCCCGGAAATCTACGAGATGCAGGCGCGCGCGATTTTCGAAGCGCAGGCGCTGGTGGAAAAGGAAACCGGCGTCAAACCGGTCGCCGAGGTGATGATCCCGCTGGTCGCCACTGCAAAAGAGCTCGAAATCCTCAAAGTGCGGGTGGAAGCGGTCGCCGATGACGTGGATCGCGAAACCGGCGTGAAGCCGAAATACCTGATCGGCACCATGATCGAACTGCCGCGCGCCGCCTTGCGCGCCGGCGACATCGCCCAGCACGCCGAGTTCTTCTCCTTCGGCACCAATGATCTCACCCAGACCACCTTTGGCCTGTCGCGCGATGACGCCGGCAAATTCCTGAGTGATTATCTGGAAGCGGGCATTTTCGAGAAAGACCCGTTCGTTTCGCTCGATCAGGACGGGGTGGGCGATCTGGTCAAGATCGCCGTCGAACGCGGTCGCGCTGCCCGTCCCGGTTTGAAACTCGGGATTTGCGGCGAGCATGGCGGCGATCCCGCTTCGATCCATTTCTGCGAATCAGCCGGGCTCGATTACGTGTCCTGCTCGCCCTATCGCGTGCCGATCGCGCGTCTGGCGGCGGCGCAGGCGGCGCTGAAAGCCTCGACCTGA
- a CDS encoding L-aspartate oxidase gives MTQPLLIVGAGIAGLWTALKAAPNPVVLLTGAPLGHGSSTGWAQGGVAAALGPDDSAALHAQDTVMAGAGLVDDAAAQVLAEAGADEVRALYDLGAGFERTPEGGWALSREAAHSVARVARMKGDQAGAGILKTLIDAVRAADHIEIKEGWRAEALLPDLKDGCAGVLARDPDGELHRLEAQHTVLATGSIGGLYAVTTTPWTSQGQAMVMAAELGAVIRDPEFVQFHPTAIDIGRDPAPLATEALRGDGAILVDRKGRRFMPDVHELAELAPRDVVARAVHAQNLSGKGAFLDAREAIGAAFPDHFPAVFKACMSGGIDPRIDLIPVAPAAHYHMGGIETDLDGSTGVAGLWAVGECACTGVHGANRLASNSLLDGLVFGHRAADAIKRAPVRAVSSEQAEAPPALPDDALQSLRAAISAQAGVIRDGAGLSQLLSLIDALQALHGPAPALIAARFLAVGALQREESRGGHCRTDFPARSVLAQPTRLRLDDLSNASLNPRQAGAA, from the coding sequence TTGACCCAACCCCTCCTCATTGTCGGCGCCGGGATCGCCGGGTTGTGGACGGCCCTCAAGGCCGCGCCAAACCCCGTGGTGCTGCTGACCGGCGCGCCGCTCGGGCACGGGTCTTCGACCGGCTGGGCGCAGGGCGGGGTGGCGGCTGCGCTCGGGCCTGACGACAGCGCGGCGCTGCACGCCCAGGACACCGTGATGGCGGGCGCCGGGCTGGTGGATGACGCCGCCGCTCAGGTTCTGGCTGAGGCCGGGGCCGACGAGGTGCGGGCGCTGTATGATCTGGGCGCCGGGTTTGAACGCACGCCGGAGGGCGGCTGGGCGCTGTCGCGTGAAGCCGCGCACAGCGTAGCGCGGGTCGCCCGGATGAAAGGCGATCAGGCGGGGGCAGGCATCCTCAAAACCCTTATCGACGCCGTGCGCGCCGCCGATCATATCGAGATCAAGGAGGGCTGGCGCGCTGAAGCCCTGCTGCCTGACCTCAAGGACGGCTGCGCCGGCGTGCTTGCGCGCGATCCGGACGGTGAACTTCACCGGCTTGAAGCCCAGCACACCGTCCTCGCCACCGGCTCAATCGGCGGGCTCTATGCGGTCACCACCACGCCCTGGACCAGCCAGGGTCAGGCGATGGTGATGGCGGCGGAGCTGGGCGCGGTGATCCGCGATCCGGAATTTGTCCAGTTCCACCCCACCGCCATCGATATTGGCCGCGATCCCGCCCCGCTCGCCACCGAAGCCTTGCGCGGCGACGGCGCCATTCTGGTGGACCGCAAGGGGCGCCGCTTCATGCCGGACGTGCATGAGCTGGCCGAGCTGGCGCCGCGCGATGTGGTCGCCCGCGCCGTTCATGCCCAAAACCTGTCAGGAAAGGGCGCGTTTCTTGACGCCCGCGAGGCGATCGGCGCCGCCTTCCCCGATCATTTCCCGGCCGTCTTCAAGGCCTGCATGAGCGGCGGCATTGATCCGCGCATCGACCTGATCCCGGTCGCCCCCGCTGCGCACTATCATATGGGCGGGATCGAAACCGATCTTGATGGCTCTACCGGCGTCGCCGGCCTGTGGGCGGTGGGCGAATGCGCCTGCACGGGCGTTCATGGCGCGAACCGTCTGGCGTCCAACTCGCTGCTGGACGGGCTGGTCTTCGGCCATCGCGCCGCGGACGCCATCAAGCGCGCACCCGTGCGAGCGGTGTCATCGGAGCAGGCTGAAGCGCCGCCCGCCCTGCCTGACGACGCCTTGCAAAGCCTGCGCGCCGCCATCAGCGCGCAAGCGGGAGTGATCCGCGACGGCGCAGGACTGAGCCAGCTCCTCAGCCTGATTGACGCGCTGCAGGCCTTACACGGGCCCGCGCCCGCCCTGATCGCCGCCCGTTTTCTGGCCGTCGGCGCGCTCCAGCGCGAAGAAAGCCGCGGCGGGCATTGCCGCACGGACTTCCCCGCGCGCAGCGTTCTCGCCCAACCGACGCGCCTGCGCCTGGATGATCTATCCAATGCGAGCCTGAACCCCCGCCAAGCCGGAGCCGCCTGA